tatctaaaaatcaaaagcaaaataaaacaaatgaacctaATCATATATCACATTTGTGGCTTAACCACACAGAGAAATTtgttctagggccggccccgtggcttagcggtaagtgcacgcactccgctgctggcggcctgggttcagatcctgggcacgcaccaacgcactgcttctctggccatgctgaggccgcgtcccacatacagcaactagaaggatatgcaactacgacatacaactacctagtggggctttggggaaaaagaaataaataaataaaattataaaaaaaaaaaagaaatttgttctAGTTACTTTAAAGCACAATAATTGGACTGTACTTCCCTAGAGGGCTATATGCTAAGGACAAATAGATCTATAAAGAAATGTTAAATTACTTACAGTAGGAATATTATAAGTATTGATAGTATTGCTCTGACACtatcttatttatatatacatatatagatccatagatgaatggatagatgagcaataaaagatgcaaaaataaaaccaaagtaaAAGCCCTgtaattctaaattttttaaattggaaataGCAATTTGAACTGATGAAGCCTAttctgttaaaaatatatttcctgcTATAATAttaatgaaccttgaaaacatgacaagtgaaagaagtcaatcacaaaagaccacatattgtatgatttcatttaaataaaatgtctgaAATAGACAAATTTAGAAAGACAGCAGAATAGTGATTGATTAAActtgggggaagaaggagaatacGAGAtcgactgctaatgggtatgatatttcttttggggggacaaaaagGCTCTAAAATTGCATTATGGTGATGGGTACACAACCCTGTGAatacgttttttaaaaaaacattgaattgtacactttaaatgggtaaaatatacggtatgtgaattatgtcttaATCaagctattaaaaatttttttcaatatattttctagctctctccacacacacacacacaaaagcctaGAAACAATGACCATGCCAGCAGCAATAAGCACTGTAATTGTGGTCTCAAAATACCATTTCCCAATAAAAAGAATCAGGCCACCATAGAGCAATGCCTGATTTCATGCCTAGGGCCAGAAATGTTCAAAATGATCCTGAAATAACCTGTCATACACTATCAAAGACTTCTGGGGATGTGTTAAAAAGACTCATAAGCCATCTTGAAGAGATAGCCAAAAATGGGAATGTTTGagcttcaaaaagaaaataactgcaaTGGTTTGAAACATATCAAATGTTAAAATCTATGAGcatgtaatagtaataataacaactcCTCACTGGGAGGTGCTAGGGAACGAATTCAACAGCCTGAAAACCTATAAAGGGAAAGATTCAATTTATTCTGCCCTTCCTGTACAAACTGTACCTCAAAATAACcagagttggggccggcccgttggcatagcagttaagtgcgtgcgctctgctgctggcggcccaggtttggatcccgggcgcgcaccaatgcgccacttgtcaggccatgctgtggcggcatctcacataggtagaggaagatgggcacggatgttagctcagggccagtcttcctcagcaaaaacagaagaaaaaaaaggaggactggcatggatgttagctcagggctgatcttcctcaccaaaaaagataaaaaaataaataaccaaaaagttgatgaggaaaattttttctttaggaaaataTTCCAGCTAGTAACTGAAGAAGGAATGATAAAATTCAAACATCAGCATTTTGTAACCCCTACTGAAATAAAGCTAATAATCATCTATGTTTTCTAAAACAAGTATGGTGGTAAAAAGAGGGATTCTTCTATTCTGAAAACATTTGACAACTAACGGGAAAAATATCCTTCTATGTCTCCACCTTACTTCCTCTAGTGTTTCAACCCAACAGTCTTACAACCCCATCAGGAACTTCCATTCCTTCATTCTACCAATTTTTTACTGTCCCTCACCCCCTTCCTATCCTCACTTTTCTACTTACCTGGCCTAAAATCCACAATCACTCAATATAATTAATTCCTGTCAACTTAGACTCCCTTGCCTCTCTCTCACACTATTCCTACTTACTTCTTGAAATTAACACCCTGGTTAAATCCAACTCTCCCCCTACCCTGTCTGTGGCTACAACTGTGCAGACGAACActgcaggagaaaaatcaaacaatcaCATGGAACAGGTTCACTTTAATCATGAAAACTAACATCAAGTGGGTCTTTGATGCTGCCTGGAAATCACACTATATTTCTCTACTCTAGTCTCTGCCCCACTTTCCTAAGTGATTATcttattcttttcctctctcctcaaaCCCCTAACATTTGTTCTTGCTACTTAAGGACATGTCTATAGTATTTCTCCCTTTGTCTCCTGCATCATCAAGTGTCTCTCTCTATTGAATCATTTCAATCAGTATATACAGAGTTACTATATACCCCCTAAGTCCATCTACCATTTCATTTGAGTCCTCCCATTTCAAGAAAAACTTACAGAATTGTCCACACTTGGTATCTCCAATTTTTCTTCTCCAGTTCTCTCTTTGGCCCCATATTCAACTCTTCAGGGTCACCAATGATTTTCATGTTGCTAAATTCAATGTTCCTTCTTCAGTCCTCATTTTACTTGGCCTATCAGCAGCATCTGACATAGTTCTTGTTAAAACACATTCTCCCCTTGGTTTCTAGGATGTCATACTCACCTAATTTTCTTCCAACCACTCTAGCTAGTGCCTTTCGATTTcttttgctggttcctcctcatTTCCCAGACTCTGTTGGAATGACCCAGAGATAAGTCCTTTACCTCTACATGTTTCTGTCTACACAATTCTCTaagtgatctcatccagtctatTGGCTTTAAATATCGTCTATACGCTGATAATTCCCAAATGTATGTCTCCAGCCTAGATCTTAGACCTTTCTTTTAAACTTCAGACTTGTATATCCCACTGCCAACTTACTATCTCCACCTGAATGTCTAATGAGCATCTCACACTTCACATAATATATTCCAAACTGAAATCTCACTATCTCCCTATGCCCCAAGTCAGTTTTTCctactttctttcccttctcagtTAATGATAACTCCATTCTTCAAGTTGCTCAGATAAAAAATATTGTGTCATCTTGTCACACACTCCACATCCGTTCTGTCAGCAAATTATGTCAGCTCTACCTTTAAATTATATCCAGTACAATGACTACTACTCACCATTTTTACTGCTCTGGTCCACGTCACCAACATCTTTTCCCTAGATTACTACAGTAGTCTCCTAATTGGTCTTTCTGCTTCTGCCTTtgtccccactcccttcccccatTCTTCTTCCCATAGTCCTGTCATCAgagcagccaaagcaatcctcCTAAATTGTAAGCAGATAATATCACTCCCATGCTCAGAACTCTCCAAcagcttcccatctcactcagagtaaaagctaaGACCATCAGTATGGCCCACAAGGCCCAACCTGATCTGCCCTCCTTCCCTCTACTTACCATTCTTCTCTCATCtcttatctctctccctctcatttgCGCTATTTCAGCCACCAGCCTCTTCATTGTTACACTGaggttcccacctcagggcctttacaacattgttccctctgcttggaataaCTTTCTCTCAATTATATGCATAAATAGCTCCTTTacttccttcatatctttattatTACATTTTCAGGATGCCTTCCTGGCTACCCCATCTAAGACTCCAACTCCCATCCCTAACGCTATATATGCTCCTGGTTTACTTTTTCTCTTAGAATTTTTcactatttaatatatattatatttaacttACCTCATTTATTATCTGGCCCACAGCAAAGTACCATGATAGCAGGGAGTTCGTCTCTTTCGTTCAATGCTATATCCCAAGCATCTAGAATCGTTCCTGTCACACAGacagcattcaataaatggtgagtggatgaatgaatgaatccttaatacaggaataattctggaaaagaaatgtgaaaatagaACACTGCTTTAGAAAAAtactttagaaaacaaaattcacaaaaaagatttttaaaatggttGACTTCAGTAGTAATCAAGCAACtgcaaattaaattattttacatcTATGAGGTTAACAAAGATTACTAGTACTATTGATATCCATTGTTATCAAGGGTGTCTGAATATAGGCAATCTTATACTATGCCAATAATACTGCAGGTTATTAGAACCTTACAGGAGAGTAATTGGATAGATTTAGGGAGCCTTTAATAAGAGCATACATTGACCTATCAGTTCCATTTCTAGGAATCTGCCCCCTgccaaaaaaaattaggaaattgcACTATAACATGTACCAAATAGTTGCTGATAAACACATCTTTTACAGTGGCAAGAAGTTGGAAAGAACCAAATTACCCATCAACAGGGGTAAATGCATTAAAATGTATACCATGAAAACCTTTAAAATGATAACATAGATTTGTAATTgtttaaatggaaagatattaatTGTGTATTGTTAAGTGACAAAGGTAGGTTACAGAACTGTATGTATAAGGTGACTGCAATTTTTAAGCTATTATGCACGTATATAATAATACGTGaatgcatatgtatgtatttacagAAAGAGGGGTAAAAAAAGGGAAGCAAATTTTAACAGTGGCTGGTAGAACTAtgaatgatttttgttttctttgaactTTTCTGCGTTTTGCGATTTGGAGCATGGAGTGAGGGGCAAGGAGCATGAAGTTAGTATGCACACAAAACAACGTGGCTAATACacgaaaacaaaatgtaaaataaataaatattaaaataaaatattggggCTATTGATGTCtcgtataaaaatatatttccaattaCCATAACCGAAGAAATGAAGCACTGGTACATTCTCACAAATCTACACACACCAGCGTACTCGACCTTCTATCCACGGGGTTTCTCATTCACTCACGATCCCACCGTCATGCAAGCTCGCACCCACGTTCTTACTGAAACATAAAGGAAAAGCACATCCACAGAATCCGCTTACACACACGATCTCACGGCCACACTAAGTCACAGACAAATGTCTGGCAAATACAGTCACCTCGTGCCACACGCTCACATCGTCCACACGCCTCTCCCCCCGCCTCGGGAAGCACCCGAGGGGCACAGCCCGCCCGGCATCCTCCAACAACACAGGCACCGGGTCCGCAGGCCCTGCTCTCACTCCGCACAAAAAGGCGCGGCCTCGGAACTCGCGGCTTCCCGAGGACTCACCACCAAGCCCGCGGACACAGGCCCCAGTCCACACCTCAACGTCGCCCAAGGGGCACAGCGGTGCGCGCTGAGGTAGGAGCCGCCAGGGTCGGCGCCGGCTGTGACCGAAGGCAGCACAAGCCTCGGTCCGTTAGGCGCAAGACAACACTTCCCAGAGGCCCCCGCGGCTCCCCGGGGCGGGACTGGCCTTCCTGTTTGCGAGTAGTGGGAATAACCAACGGCGGCATTTAGGGGCGCCCAGATCTGCCCAGGAGGCTCAGCTAGCGTTCTTTGGGAGCGGCCTCCCTTGAGCCCGGCACTCGGAGTCTGGGAGTGCAAGTTGGTGCTGAGAAGACTCTGAAAAGGTCCGCACCTTGCCTGccctggactacatttcccagaggcCTTCGCGGCCGACGTCTATTTTTCTGCAAAAAGTCGCTTCCTCCCTACAGTTGACTGGAATCTTCGGCTTCCCGGGGTTATGATGCCTGATCCGTGAAGGAAGCACCGCTGAGTCGGTTTAGTTCCGTCTGGCCCGTGCTGCAGCCGGGACTGGACTTCAGCCGGGTGAAGATGGGGAAAAATCAGGGGCCTGTGGCCGGACAAGCCGGCCAGCCGGAGCCTCAAGCTCCTGGCGGCAGTCCGAAAAGGGAGGAGTAGCATTGTGTGACCATGTGGGAGATTTCGGCTCTGGAATTAGGGGTGGAGAGTTCTATGGGGTCGAGAGATTCTGCGGTCCAGTGACTTTTGGGATCGTGCGAAATCGCAGCTGTTTATGTGACCATTGTCGCGTCGTATGTTTTTCTGCCCGTTTGATTCTGACCCTGCAGTTTTGTCAGAGACAGTGTGCTTGTGTgaattctttgtgtgtgtttctgcttTTCTGACTGTCCCCTTGTTACAGTATTGAAACTTACAAAGTTAAGTCAATAAGCCAGTCACTAAAATATTAAATGGGAGAAATTATAGAGATTTGTGAGTCTGTTTTACTGAAACACCCACACCCGTGCTTTTTGACTCTGTGTTACCCCACATCCGATGTGTGTTATATAGACAAAGGTGATACAGGGAATTTAGAAAGACATTGTTGAAGAAGGCAAAGACATTGAGCCATCGAATGAAAGTTCATGTCAAGAATTCAAAGTAGCCTCAACATCAGGAGTGAAAAGTGTTAAGTGGGAAAGTAGAGAAGTAACCAGGAGCAAAACCCTAAGAATCTAGCAAACCAGACTATGTGTCCCTCCTGCCCTAAAGACCTGATTCTTTTTTCAGCATTTCATAGGGGTTCTGCTCTGACTtcagaagaattaaaaagcaaTTGGCATTGAAAGTTGAAGACTCATTGCAATAATTTTGCAATAGTgactaaaaaggagaaaatatctatGAAAACACTAGCCTACGCTTTTGTGCTGTGGTATGTTGGCAAAGAGAACAAAAAGCTGCAGACCACAGCATGCGAAATATCAGGAACTTGTAGTCGCTGAAGGTATCAGAGAAGCTTCTGGCTCATAAGCTTCTATGAAGCCCCAAGGACTAAATTATCCCTCGGATGCAGTAGAAGGTAATCTTCCTTTCATAGCCTTCCTTTCACTAGATGATAATGGGCACTGTTTCAGAGTAGTGTGAGTCCATGTCTGGGAAGGGACAAGAAAATCCCCGTCAAACACCACATAGAACATGTCTTCCAAATAAGTTTTGCTTATTTGTCTCATGTGTCTTTACCAACAGtgaatttttttctgtctattgTAAGAATTATTTTTGCTTATCATTTTATTCACAGGTGAGAAAAGAACAGAGTTGGTCGTTCTATGTCCGTCCAGCttcctgatttcattttttatacttgtagatttgtctgtttctccttttatttctgttaaactttgctttatatattttgaagctctcttATTGCGTGATACATATTTAGAGTCGTGATAGcttcttgttggattgatccAACAGGAAATTAAGGAATTTACCCTTTATTTATAATATTGCTTTTTGTCTTATTCTATTTTGATATTACTATAGCTTCACCATGCTTTTAGCTAGTGCGTGGTTtatctttttctactcttttaattttaacctttctgttttatttttcatgtgtCTCATTAAActgcattattttaaataaatatgacaATCTTACTCTTTAATTTGACATATTTAGTGAATTTACATTTAGTGTAGTTGGGTTTTGGTCTACCACCttagaatttgttttctttttggcctagctttttaaaaatttgaactttttattttgaggtaattCTAGATTCTCATGCAGTTGTATGAAATAATTCAGAGACATCCATGTACACTGTATCCAGTTTCCCCCAGTGGGAATGTTACCCAACCAAGTGGACTCACCTGGTGACTTAAATAAGttctataccagtggaagttgtctcacgaagtaaagtgtatttgcagcaaataggaggccgtgagaaatcatttccaaagtcatgatgtcctggaacaaagggaagcaggaacttctatttcagttggggaatgaatattcaaaagagagaggcgggtattcgcttgcacaggctcagttggaaaacatgcttccacataatgaggccctagctcctcctggagagatctttgcattaaaaataaggcaaaggtcatgggcatagctcctgtggtgaggcttggtcagtttcaggatagctggtggttacatctccttaacatacaaaaggaaaagaaacaacttggaaaaagttAATTGCTTCTAaatccacctttgagtttctccaggcacctagacTGTGacagtaacatcttgcaaaactatataCAGTGTCGCAACCTGggtattgacattgatacagtcaaaaTTTAGAATATTCCCATCATCACAGGGATCCTTCTTGTtgtccttttatagccacacccacttccctcctgcccccaacGCTCTCCTTAAGGCCTGGCAcccctaatctgttctccatctctatatttTCACGTTTCAAGAatattacataaatggaatcataaagtatgtcATTTGGGTATtggctttttcactcagcataattccctggatATTCATACATGTTGTTACATGTGtaagtaattcattccttttatggctgagtggtattccacgtGGCAATACCACAGTTCGTTTAGCCATTCACTCATTGGAGGAcatatgggttgtttccagcttttgactgATATAACTAAAGCTGCTTACGTTCGTGTACagttttttgtgtgaacataaattttcatttcttttgggtaaacaCCTAGAAGAGTTTTAGAAGGAATTTGTCaatttatgccaaaaagaagtgTACCTAtctaggattttgattgagattgtgttGAGTATATaggtcaatttggggagaattgatctCTTTCAAATGGTGAATCTTATGACCCATGAACACAATATATATCTCCATTTAcctagatctttaatttctctcagtagtattttgtagtttttaatgtaGAGGTAAtgaatcttttgtcagatttactcctaagtatttcagagttttgatgctattgtaaatggtacttttttaaatttcattttccaattgttcattgccagTATATAGaattacaattgatttttgtatcttgtAGTCTGttaccttgctaaactcacttagtaTTTCTACTAGAGTTCTGGAGGTTccattggattttctacataggtgatcatgtcatctgtgaaaaaagactgTGGTACCTATTCCTATCTATTGTGACTAGTGTACCTGTTTCTATTCCAATCTGCAGGTATGGACCCCCACCCCAAATTTGGTTGGGATGTTGAGACTGATGACGCCCCACACACACGCCAAGAGGGTATGAAACGTTTTCTTATTCACGCAATGAAGCTTTCTAGGGAAAGCAGAGCTGGCTTCCCAAGAAAGTCTGCAAATAGTTTGCAAGAGCAGGGAAAGGAAATTGGCATGGAGTTTTTATGGCAGAGGCTTACTTGGTTTAAATCTCCTGCTAGTGCCAAAGGAGGGAGCACCTGAGCTTGCCCAGATATGGGGCacaagagaaagaaggaggagtGAGCCTTAAAAGCCATGTGCAGCTTCGTCTGCTGCTCCTAGTGCTGTTTGTGTGCGGACCTGGTGAAGCAGCAGCTGAGGAGACGCAGGAGCTCTCCACGGCTGAGGAAGAGCCTGAGGAAGGAGTCAAGACTGAGAACAATGATCCTATTAATTTGAAGGTGGCAGAGCAGGGTGGTCCTGTGAGGCAGTTTAAGATTAAGAGGCATACACCACTTCATAAACTAATGAAAGCCTGTTGTGAATGGCAGGGTTTGTCAACGAGGCAGATCAGATTCCAATTTGATGGGGAGCCAATCAATGAAACAAGCACACCTGCTCAGTTGGAAATGGAGGCTGAAGATACAATTGATGTGTTCCAGCAGCAGACAAGAGGTGTCTACTAAAAAAGGAACCTgctgtggcttagcgggtaagtgcgcgcgctctgctgctggcagccggggttcggatccccggcgcgcaccgacgcaccacatctccagccatgctgaggccgcgttccacatacagcaactagaaggatgtacaactatgacatacaactatctattggggctttggggggaaaataaataaataaaactataaaaaaagaaaaaaaaaggaacctgCTACTCTACTCCAGAACTGCTCCTCTGGACCAAGAGGACATTCTCAATTAGAAAAATGCTGTTTGGTTCCACCACATCCTGACTACTACAGTGTAGTTTTCTCTAGTCTTTCAttttgcctttccccattcctttATCGTACATGAAGTAACTGGTGTATGTGCAcaagcatattttttttaaactaaatagCCAATGGTATGTTTTGATCGACATCAGATGGAGATGGGATGGGGAAAAATACTGGTTCTGTGAAAATACTCCCTTT
This genomic window from Diceros bicornis minor isolate mBicDic1 chromosome 34, mDicBic1.mat.cur, whole genome shotgun sequence contains:
- the LOC131397958 gene encoding small ubiquitin-related modifier 2-like; this encodes MWEISALELGVESSMGSRDSACQRREHLSLPRYGAQEKEGGVSLKSHVQLRLLLLVLFVCGPGEAAAEETQELSTAEEEPEEGVKTENNDPINLKVAEQGGPVRQFKIKRHTPLHKLMKACCEWQGLSTRQIRFQFDGEPINETSTPAQLEMEAEDTIDVFQQQTRGVY